From the Cryptomeria japonica chromosome 2, Sugi_1.0, whole genome shotgun sequence genome, one window contains:
- the LOC131063021 gene encoding serine carboxypeptidase II-2 isoform X1: MDRGKCTLYVGCVVGLLLLHTTISISAEEDLYWKNEQIKDRIKELPGQPSNVNFAQYSGYVTVDRKAGRALFYWLIEATDDAQSKPLVLWLNGGPGCSSVAYGEAEELGPFHINSDGKTVFLNPYSWNKLANILFLDSPAGVGFSYTNTSSDIKESGDRRTAEDSFIFLTNWLEKFPQYKNRDFYITGESYGGHYVPQLAQVIYRRNKVLANPVINLKGYMVGNALTDDFHDRVGIFEYLWSHGVISDNTYLKLNIFCDFSSLVHPSLFCEKALEYADAEMGQIDPYSIYTPPCSNITGNSGRQHMKRSVSFMVTLGIHPWRHLFGEYDPCSEKYSEIYFNLPEVQKALHANVTGIPYRWTTCSEAVAENWKDSPRSVLPIYRELIKVDLRIWMFSGDTDAVIPVTSTRYSVNALKLRTVTQWHPWYDNGQVGGWTQEYEGLTFVTIRGAGHEVPLHKPRKAFILFKSFLEGKPMPASPELVAAL, encoded by the exons ATGGATAGAGGCAAATGCACACTTTATGTGGGGTGTGTTGTGGGTTTGTTGTTGCTCCACACTACGATATCCATTTCCGCAGAGGAAGATTTGTATTGGAAAAATGAACAAATCAAGGATAGAATAAAGGAGCTACCGGGGCAGCCTTCAAATGTGAACTTTGCCCAATATTCAGGATACGTAACTGTGGACAGGAAGGCTGGAAGAGCTCTCTTCTACTGGCTAATTGAAGCGACCGATGATGCCCAATCCAAGCCCCTCGTGTTGTGGTTGAATGGAG GCCCGGGATGTTCCTCTGTGGCATATGGGGAAGCTGAAGAACTTGGGCCTTTTCATATCAATTCGGACGGGAAGACAGTGTTTCTCAATCCATATTCATGGAATAAAT TGGCCAATATTCTGTTCTTGGATTCACCTGCCGGAGTTGGCTTTTCTTACACCAACACTTCTTCAGACATTAAGGAATCTGGAGACAGACGAACTG CTGAAGATTCATTCATTTTCCTGACCAACTGGTTGGAAAAGTTTCCTCAGTATAAGAATAGAGACTTCTACATCACCGGAGAGAGTTATGGAG GGCATTATGTTCCTCAACTAGCTCAAGTTATCTACAGACGCAACAAGGTCCTGGCAAATCCAGTTATTAACCTGAAGGGGTATATG GTTGGGAACGCACTTACAGACGATTTCCATGACCGTGTAGGGATTTTTGAGTATTTGTGGTCTCATGGGGTGATATCTGACAACACCTACCTAAAGCTTAACATTTTCTGTGACTTTTCATCTCTCGTGCATCCATCACTTTTTTGTGAGAAGGCATTAGAATATGCTGATGCAGAAATGGGACAAATAGATCCGTACAGCATCTACACCCCTCCTTGCTCAAACATTACTGGGAATTCTGGAAGGCAACATATGAAGAGGAGCGTAAGTTTCATGGTTACATTGGGAATTCAT CCATGGAGGCACCTGTTTGGCGAGTATGATCCTTGCTCGGAAAAGTATTCTGAAATTTACTTCAATCTGCCTGAGGTGCAGAAGGCTCTTCATGCCAACGTTACAGGAATCCCTTATAGGTGGACAACTTGTAG TGAGGCAGTCGCTGAAAACTGGAAAGACTCTCCTAGGTCTGTGCTGCCAATTTACCGGGAACTTATAAAAGTTGATCTACGCATTTGGATGTTCAG TGGAGATACAGATGCTGTAATTCCGGTAACATCAACTAGGTATTCTGTAAATGCACTTAAGCTTCGTACTGTTACTCAATGGCATCCTTGGTATGACAATGGACAG GTAGGAGGATGGACTCAAGAGTATGAAGGGTTGACATTTGTAACAATCAGAGGGGCAGGTCATGAGGTACCACTGCATAAACCTAGAAAAGCCTTTATACTCTTCAAGTCCTTCTTAGAGGGTAAGCCAATGCCAGCCTCCCCAGAGCTTGTAGCTGCATTGTAA
- the LOC131063021 gene encoding serine carboxypeptidase II-2 isoform X2 yields the protein MDRGKCTLYVGCVVGLLLLHTTISISAEEDLYWKNEQIKDRIKELPGQPSNVNFAQYSGYVTVDRKAGRALFYWLIEATDDAQSKPLVLWLNGGPGCSSVAYGEAEELGPFHINSDGKTVFLNPYSWNKLANILFLDSPAGVGFSYTNTSSDIKESGDRRTAEDSFIFLTNWLEKFPQYKNRDFYITGESYGGHYVPQLAQVIYRRNKVLANPVINLKGYMVGNALTDDFHDRVGIFEYLWSHGVISDNTYLKLNIFCDFSSLVHPSLFCEKALEYADAEMGQIDPYSIYTPPCSNITGNSGRQHMKRSPWRHLFGEYDPCSEKYSEIYFNLPEVQKALHANVTGIPYRWTTCSEAVAENWKDSPRSVLPIYRELIKVDLRIWMFSGDTDAVIPVTSTRYSVNALKLRTVTQWHPWYDNGQVGGWTQEYEGLTFVTIRGAGHEVPLHKPRKAFILFKSFLEGKPMPASPELVAAL from the exons ATGGATAGAGGCAAATGCACACTTTATGTGGGGTGTGTTGTGGGTTTGTTGTTGCTCCACACTACGATATCCATTTCCGCAGAGGAAGATTTGTATTGGAAAAATGAACAAATCAAGGATAGAATAAAGGAGCTACCGGGGCAGCCTTCAAATGTGAACTTTGCCCAATATTCAGGATACGTAACTGTGGACAGGAAGGCTGGAAGAGCTCTCTTCTACTGGCTAATTGAAGCGACCGATGATGCCCAATCCAAGCCCCTCGTGTTGTGGTTGAATGGAG GCCCGGGATGTTCCTCTGTGGCATATGGGGAAGCTGAAGAACTTGGGCCTTTTCATATCAATTCGGACGGGAAGACAGTGTTTCTCAATCCATATTCATGGAATAAAT TGGCCAATATTCTGTTCTTGGATTCACCTGCCGGAGTTGGCTTTTCTTACACCAACACTTCTTCAGACATTAAGGAATCTGGAGACAGACGAACTG CTGAAGATTCATTCATTTTCCTGACCAACTGGTTGGAAAAGTTTCCTCAGTATAAGAATAGAGACTTCTACATCACCGGAGAGAGTTATGGAG GGCATTATGTTCCTCAACTAGCTCAAGTTATCTACAGACGCAACAAGGTCCTGGCAAATCCAGTTATTAACCTGAAGGGGTATATG GTTGGGAACGCACTTACAGACGATTTCCATGACCGTGTAGGGATTTTTGAGTATTTGTGGTCTCATGGGGTGATATCTGACAACACCTACCTAAAGCTTAACATTTTCTGTGACTTTTCATCTCTCGTGCATCCATCACTTTTTTGTGAGAAGGCATTAGAATATGCTGATGCAGAAATGGGACAAATAGATCCGTACAGCATCTACACCCCTCCTTGCTCAAACATTACTGGGAATTCTGGAAGGCAACATATGAAGAGGAGC CCATGGAGGCACCTGTTTGGCGAGTATGATCCTTGCTCGGAAAAGTATTCTGAAATTTACTTCAATCTGCCTGAGGTGCAGAAGGCTCTTCATGCCAACGTTACAGGAATCCCTTATAGGTGGACAACTTGTAG TGAGGCAGTCGCTGAAAACTGGAAAGACTCTCCTAGGTCTGTGCTGCCAATTTACCGGGAACTTATAAAAGTTGATCTACGCATTTGGATGTTCAG TGGAGATACAGATGCTGTAATTCCGGTAACATCAACTAGGTATTCTGTAAATGCACTTAAGCTTCGTACTGTTACTCAATGGCATCCTTGGTATGACAATGGACAG GTAGGAGGATGGACTCAAGAGTATGAAGGGTTGACATTTGTAACAATCAGAGGGGCAGGTCATGAGGTACCACTGCATAAACCTAGAAAAGCCTTTATACTCTTCAAGTCCTTCTTAGAGGGTAAGCCAATGCCAGCCTCCCCAGAGCTTGTAGCTGCATTGTAA
- the LOC131063020 gene encoding uncharacterized protein LOC131063020 isoform X1: protein MERWVPLLEIFLRSACPVGEASHCIQTHQRKGGPLASGLWKFVPHLLSKNVVFYDEEEGKDQSAGTPSSSIGKCMWIETLPSAMQSSILTFLSVEHGRFRTEDLQVLAQTLVAKPDLDFWVRRAAENLFFTVVGHTASAFPTADRGMEMDEYNALPKFLENCQRGSNSLFPWIPMAFKDAQVTASDLRESSKERHVSQNEEVPDEKTEYSRNAVPERNLCVPEVREPVGERNEESRYTADYGSEIQHATSCISDEAAGSGAATSTDVNIVDQEKIDSKLALLPQIYAQATSLREALLSFDSNSYSNVSIISDKMYTLCMIADSREVLSFIKPWEVDDEVTLQLVESLLKGQEGYSWSTDMLCSLILPKLLSLTQPASRILVTAVLQAGKVHQRATVDALLLPLMLYKKGLNVAVCEVLHRLIKDCLQAEHVSSFFQKLLCEEIQQQSVICLPCHKSELSQSLVWTEPVFTLFQNILNHPMSLTQEVLDLLVLSLDDVAEEFSKSLKFSNFLLCLVNKHASLLKHHKGYLQRVAERTGTFMTKSILAKLARF, encoded by the exons ATGGAGCGATGGGTTCCTCTGTTGGAGATATTTCTCAGGTCTGCATGTCCAGTAGGAGAGGCCTCCCACTGTATTCAGACGCACCAACGTAAAGGAGGCCCTCTTGCAAGCGGCCTCTGGAAATTTGTCCCTCATCTCCTTTCAAAGAATGTGGTTttttatgatgaagaagaaggaaaggaCCAATCTGCGGGCACTCCCAGTTCCAGTATAGGCAA GTGTATGTGGATTGAGACTTTGCCAAGTGCTATGCAGTCTAGTATCTTGACATTTCTCTCTGTAGAACATGGTCGCTTTCGTACAGAGGATCTTCAAGTTTTGGCCCAAACTCTAGTGGCAAAACCTGATCTTGACTTTTGGGTGAGGCGAGCTGCCGAAAATTTATTCTTCACAGTTGTTGGACACACTGCCTCTGCATTTCCTACAG CGGATAGAGGCATGGAGATGGATGAATACAACGCTTTGCCCAAATTCCTGGAAAATTGTCAAAGAGGATCAAACTCACTATTCCCTTGGATTCCAATGGCTTTCAAGGATGCCCAAGTCACAGCAAGTGATCTCCGGGAATCTTCGAAGGAGCGGCATGTATCGCAAAATGAAGAAGTGCCAGATGAGAAAACTGAATATAGCAGGAATGCAGTCCCAGAAAGAAATTTATGCGTCCCTGAGGTCAGAGAACCTGTTGGAGAGAGAAATGAAGAATCGAGATACACTGCAGATTATGGTTCagaaattcaacatgctacgagctGTATATCAGATGAAGCTGCAGGTTCAGGAGCAGCGACATCAACAGATGTCAATATTGTAGACCAAGAAAAGATTGATTCCAAATTAGCTCTTCTTCCTCAGATTTATGCCCAGGCAACATCTCTAAGAGAAGCATTGCTAAGCTTTGATTCAAACAGTTACAGTAATGTTTCTATCATTTCAGATAAGATGTATACGCTCTGTATGATTGCAGACTCGAGAGAAGTACTTAGTTTCATAAAACCTTGGGAAGTTGACGACGAGGTTACGTTGCAATTGGTTGAGAGTCTCCTAAAAGGGCAAGAAGGTTATTCCTGGTCGACTGATATGTTGTGTTCACTAATTCTTCCAAAGCTTCTGTCATTGACACAACCAGCATCCCGCATTTTGGTAACAGCTGTGTTGCAGGCAGGTAAAGTGCACCAGAGGGCAACTGTTGATGCACTGTTGCTCCCATTAATGCTTTACAAGAAAGGGCTAAATGTTGCAGTTTGTGAAGTTCTCCATAGGCTTATCAAAGATTGTTTACAAGCAGAACATGTGTCTTCATTCTTTCAAAAGCTACTTTGTGAAGAAATCCAGCAGCAGTCTGTCATATGCTTGCCCTGTCATAAAAGTGAGCTATCCCAGAGCTTGGTATGGACTGAACCCGTATTTACCTTATTTCAGAATATATTGAATCATCCGATGTCCTTAACACAGGAAGTCCTTGACCTCCTGGTTCTCTCATTGGATGATGTGGCTGAAGAATTTTCCAAGTCCTTAAAGTTTAGCAATTTTTTGCTGTGTCTTGTGAACAAGCATGCTTCCCTGCTGAAACATCACAAGGGTTATCTCCAACGAGTGGCTGAAAGGACTGGCACATTTATGACTAAGTCAATATTGGCAAAGTTAGCACGGTTCTGA
- the LOC131063020 gene encoding uncharacterized protein LOC131063020 isoform X2, whose protein sequence is MYELLRRICGFLECMWIETLPSAMQSSILTFLSVEHGRFRTEDLQVLAQTLVAKPDLDFWVRRAAENLFFTVVGHTASAFPTADRGMEMDEYNALPKFLENCQRGSNSLFPWIPMAFKDAQVTASDLRESSKERHVSQNEEVPDEKTEYSRNAVPERNLCVPEVREPVGERNEESRYTADYGSEIQHATSCISDEAAGSGAATSTDVNIVDQEKIDSKLALLPQIYAQATSLREALLSFDSNSYSNVSIISDKMYTLCMIADSREVLSFIKPWEVDDEVTLQLVESLLKGQEGYSWSTDMLCSLILPKLLSLTQPASRILVTAVLQAGKVHQRATVDALLLPLMLYKKGLNVAVCEVLHRLIKDCLQAEHVSSFFQKLLCEEIQQQSVICLPCHKSELSQSLVWTEPVFTLFQNILNHPMSLTQEVLDLLVLSLDDVAEEFSKSLKFSNFLLCLVNKHASLLKHHKGYLQRVAERTGTFMTKSILAKLARF, encoded by the exons ATGTACGAGTTGCTCCGCAGGATTTGTGGATTTCTAGA GTGTATGTGGATTGAGACTTTGCCAAGTGCTATGCAGTCTAGTATCTTGACATTTCTCTCTGTAGAACATGGTCGCTTTCGTACAGAGGATCTTCAAGTTTTGGCCCAAACTCTAGTGGCAAAACCTGATCTTGACTTTTGGGTGAGGCGAGCTGCCGAAAATTTATTCTTCACAGTTGTTGGACACACTGCCTCTGCATTTCCTACAG CGGATAGAGGCATGGAGATGGATGAATACAACGCTTTGCCCAAATTCCTGGAAAATTGTCAAAGAGGATCAAACTCACTATTCCCTTGGATTCCAATGGCTTTCAAGGATGCCCAAGTCACAGCAAGTGATCTCCGGGAATCTTCGAAGGAGCGGCATGTATCGCAAAATGAAGAAGTGCCAGATGAGAAAACTGAATATAGCAGGAATGCAGTCCCAGAAAGAAATTTATGCGTCCCTGAGGTCAGAGAACCTGTTGGAGAGAGAAATGAAGAATCGAGATACACTGCAGATTATGGTTCagaaattcaacatgctacgagctGTATATCAGATGAAGCTGCAGGTTCAGGAGCAGCGACATCAACAGATGTCAATATTGTAGACCAAGAAAAGATTGATTCCAAATTAGCTCTTCTTCCTCAGATTTATGCCCAGGCAACATCTCTAAGAGAAGCATTGCTAAGCTTTGATTCAAACAGTTACAGTAATGTTTCTATCATTTCAGATAAGATGTATACGCTCTGTATGATTGCAGACTCGAGAGAAGTACTTAGTTTCATAAAACCTTGGGAAGTTGACGACGAGGTTACGTTGCAATTGGTTGAGAGTCTCCTAAAAGGGCAAGAAGGTTATTCCTGGTCGACTGATATGTTGTGTTCACTAATTCTTCCAAAGCTTCTGTCATTGACACAACCAGCATCCCGCATTTTGGTAACAGCTGTGTTGCAGGCAGGTAAAGTGCACCAGAGGGCAACTGTTGATGCACTGTTGCTCCCATTAATGCTTTACAAGAAAGGGCTAAATGTTGCAGTTTGTGAAGTTCTCCATAGGCTTATCAAAGATTGTTTACAAGCAGAACATGTGTCTTCATTCTTTCAAAAGCTACTTTGTGAAGAAATCCAGCAGCAGTCTGTCATATGCTTGCCCTGTCATAAAAGTGAGCTATCCCAGAGCTTGGTATGGACTGAACCCGTATTTACCTTATTTCAGAATATATTGAATCATCCGATGTCCTTAACACAGGAAGTCCTTGACCTCCTGGTTCTCTCATTGGATGATGTGGCTGAAGAATTTTCCAAGTCCTTAAAGTTTAGCAATTTTTTGCTGTGTCTTGTGAACAAGCATGCTTCCCTGCTGAAACATCACAAGGGTTATCTCCAACGAGTGGCTGAAAGGACTGGCACATTTATGACTAAGTCAATATTGGCAAAGTTAGCACGGTTCTGA
- the LOC131063020 gene encoding uncharacterized protein LOC131063020 isoform X3 encodes MWIETLPSAMQSSILTFLSVEHGRFRTEDLQVLAQTLVAKPDLDFWVRRAAENLFFTVVGHTASAFPTADRGMEMDEYNALPKFLENCQRGSNSLFPWIPMAFKDAQVTASDLRESSKERHVSQNEEVPDEKTEYSRNAVPERNLCVPEVREPVGERNEESRYTADYGSEIQHATSCISDEAAGSGAATSTDVNIVDQEKIDSKLALLPQIYAQATSLREALLSFDSNSYSNVSIISDKMYTLCMIADSREVLSFIKPWEVDDEVTLQLVESLLKGQEGYSWSTDMLCSLILPKLLSLTQPASRILVTAVLQAGKVHQRATVDALLLPLMLYKKGLNVAVCEVLHRLIKDCLQAEHVSSFFQKLLCEEIQQQSVICLPCHKSELSQSLVWTEPVFTLFQNILNHPMSLTQEVLDLLVLSLDDVAEEFSKSLKFSNFLLCLVNKHASLLKHHKGYLQRVAERTGTFMTKSILAKLARF; translated from the exons ATGTGGATTGAGACTTTGCCAAGTGCTATGCAGTCTAGTATCTTGACATTTCTCTCTGTAGAACATGGTCGCTTTCGTACAGAGGATCTTCAAGTTTTGGCCCAAACTCTAGTGGCAAAACCTGATCTTGACTTTTGGGTGAGGCGAGCTGCCGAAAATTTATTCTTCACAGTTGTTGGACACACTGCCTCTGCATTTCCTACAG CGGATAGAGGCATGGAGATGGATGAATACAACGCTTTGCCCAAATTCCTGGAAAATTGTCAAAGAGGATCAAACTCACTATTCCCTTGGATTCCAATGGCTTTCAAGGATGCCCAAGTCACAGCAAGTGATCTCCGGGAATCTTCGAAGGAGCGGCATGTATCGCAAAATGAAGAAGTGCCAGATGAGAAAACTGAATATAGCAGGAATGCAGTCCCAGAAAGAAATTTATGCGTCCCTGAGGTCAGAGAACCTGTTGGAGAGAGAAATGAAGAATCGAGATACACTGCAGATTATGGTTCagaaattcaacatgctacgagctGTATATCAGATGAAGCTGCAGGTTCAGGAGCAGCGACATCAACAGATGTCAATATTGTAGACCAAGAAAAGATTGATTCCAAATTAGCTCTTCTTCCTCAGATTTATGCCCAGGCAACATCTCTAAGAGAAGCATTGCTAAGCTTTGATTCAAACAGTTACAGTAATGTTTCTATCATTTCAGATAAGATGTATACGCTCTGTATGATTGCAGACTCGAGAGAAGTACTTAGTTTCATAAAACCTTGGGAAGTTGACGACGAGGTTACGTTGCAATTGGTTGAGAGTCTCCTAAAAGGGCAAGAAGGTTATTCCTGGTCGACTGATATGTTGTGTTCACTAATTCTTCCAAAGCTTCTGTCATTGACACAACCAGCATCCCGCATTTTGGTAACAGCTGTGTTGCAGGCAGGTAAAGTGCACCAGAGGGCAACTGTTGATGCACTGTTGCTCCCATTAATGCTTTACAAGAAAGGGCTAAATGTTGCAGTTTGTGAAGTTCTCCATAGGCTTATCAAAGATTGTTTACAAGCAGAACATGTGTCTTCATTCTTTCAAAAGCTACTTTGTGAAGAAATCCAGCAGCAGTCTGTCATATGCTTGCCCTGTCATAAAAGTGAGCTATCCCAGAGCTTGGTATGGACTGAACCCGTATTTACCTTATTTCAGAATATATTGAATCATCCGATGTCCTTAACACAGGAAGTCCTTGACCTCCTGGTTCTCTCATTGGATGATGTGGCTGAAGAATTTTCCAAGTCCTTAAAGTTTAGCAATTTTTTGCTGTGTCTTGTGAACAAGCATGCTTCCCTGCTGAAACATCACAAGGGTTATCTCCAACGAGTGGCTGAAAGGACTGGCACATTTATGACTAAGTCAATATTGGCAAAGTTAGCACGGTTCTGA